One window of the Prionailurus bengalensis isolate Pbe53 chromosome E1, Fcat_Pben_1.1_paternal_pri, whole genome shotgun sequence genome contains the following:
- the PSMC5 gene encoding 26S proteasome regulatory subunit 8 isoform X3 has translation MELEEGKAGSGLRQYYLSKIEELQLIVNDKSQNLRRLQAQRNELNAKVRLLREELQLLQEQGSYVGEVVRAMDKKKVLVKVHPEGKFVVDVDKNIDINDVTPNCRVALRNDSYTLHKILPNKVDPLVSLMMVEKVPDSTYEMIGGLDKQIKEIKEVIELPVKHPELFEALGIAQPKGVLLYGPPGTGKTLLARAVAHHTDCTFIRVSGSELVQKFIGEGARMVRELFVMAREHAPSIIFMDEIDSIGSSRLEGGSGGDSEVQRTMLELLNQLDGFEATKNIKVIMATNRIDILDSALLRPGRIDRKIEFPPPNEEARLDILKIHSRKMNLTRGINLRKIAELMPGASGAEVKGVCTEAGMYALRERRVHVTQEDFEMAVAKVMQKDSEKNMSIKKLWK, from the exons ATGGAGCTGGAAGAGGGAAAAGCAGGCAGTGGACTCCGCCAATATTATCTGTCCAAGATTGAAGAATTGCAG CTGATTGTGAATGACAAGAGCCAGAATCTCCGCAGGCTGCAGGCACAGAGGAATGAGCTCAATGCGAAAG TTCGCCTACTGCGGGAAGAGCTACAGCTGCTGCAGGAACAGGGCTCCTATGTAGGGGAAGTAGTCCGGGCCATGGATAAGAAGAAAGTGTTGGTTAAG GTGCATCCCGAAGGCAAGTTTGTCGTAGATGTGGACAAGAACATCGACATCAACGAT GTGACACCCAATTGCCGAGTGGCTCTAAGAAACGACAGCTACACTCTGCACAAGATATTGCCCAACAAGGTGGACCCCCTGGTGTCACTGATGATGGTGGAGAAAGTGCCAGATTCAACCTATGAGATGATCGGTGGACTGGACAAGCAGATAAAGGAGATCAAAGAAGTGATCGAGCTGCCTGTCAAGCATCCTGAGCTCTTTGAAGCGCTGGGCATTGCACAGCCCAAG GGGGTGCTGCTATATGGGCCCCCAGGCACTGGGAAGACACTGTTGGCCCGGGCTGTGGCTCATCATACAGACTGTACCTTTATTCGTGTCTCTGGCTCTGAATTGGTACAGAAATTCATCGGGGAAG GGGCAAGAATGGTGAGGGAGCTGTTTGTCATGGCACGAGAACATGCTCCTTCTATCATCTTCATGGATGAAATCGACTCCATTGGCTCCTCACGGCTGGAGGGGGGTTCCGGAGGGGACAGTGAGGTGCAGCGCACAATGCTGGAGCTGCTCAACCAGCTGGATGGCTTTGAGGCCACCAAGAATATCAAG GTTATCATGGCTACTAACAGGATTGACATCCTGGACTCGGCGCTGCTCCGCCCTGGGCGCATCGACAGGAAAATTGAATTCCCACCCCCCAATGAGGAG gCCCGGCTGGACATTTTGAAGATTCATTCTCGGAAAATGAACCTGACCCGGGGGATCAACCTGCGGAAGATTGCTGAGCTCATGCCTGGAGCGTCAGGGGCTGAAGTAAAG GGCGTGTGCACCGAAGCCGGCATGTATGCCCTGCGGGAGCGGCGAGTCCACGTCACGCAGGAGGACTTTGAGATGGCAGTGGCCAAG GTCATGCAGAAGGACAGCGAGAAGAACATGTCTATCAAGAAGCTATGGAAGTGA
- the PSMC5 gene encoding 26S proteasome regulatory subunit 8 isoform X1 — MASVFVNFSPHNPPIDPELFSARVVGPLTPASAPARQGGSDAGSLCGRGKMALDGPEQMELEEGKAGSGLRQYYLSKIEELQLIVNDKSQNLRRLQAQRNELNAKVRLLREELQLLQEQGSYVGEVVRAMDKKKVLVKVHPEGKFVVDVDKNIDINDVTPNCRVALRNDSYTLHKILPNKVDPLVSLMMVEKVPDSTYEMIGGLDKQIKEIKEVIELPVKHPELFEALGIAQPKGVLLYGPPGTGKTLLARAVAHHTDCTFIRVSGSELVQKFIGEGARMVRELFVMAREHAPSIIFMDEIDSIGSSRLEGGSGGDSEVQRTMLELLNQLDGFEATKNIKVIMATNRIDILDSALLRPGRIDRKIEFPPPNEEARLDILKIHSRKMNLTRGINLRKIAELMPGASGAEVKGVCTEAGMYALRERRVHVTQEDFEMAVAKVMQKDSEKNMSIKKLWK; from the exons ATGGCCTCTGTTTTTGTAAACTTCTCGCCGCACAACCCGCCCATTGACCCGGAACTCTTCTCTGCCAGGGTTGTTGGGCCCCTAACCCCTGCTTCTGCGCCTGCGCGCCAAGGCGGCTCAGATGCCGGCAGTCTCTGcgggagagggaagatggcgcTTGACGGACCGGAGCAG ATGGAGCTGGAAGAGGGAAAAGCAGGCAGTGGACTCCGCCAATATTATCTGTCCAAGATTGAAGAATTGCAG CTGATTGTGAATGACAAGAGCCAGAATCTCCGCAGGCTGCAGGCACAGAGGAATGAGCTCAATGCGAAAG TTCGCCTACTGCGGGAAGAGCTACAGCTGCTGCAGGAACAGGGCTCCTATGTAGGGGAAGTAGTCCGGGCCATGGATAAGAAGAAAGTGTTGGTTAAG GTGCATCCCGAAGGCAAGTTTGTCGTAGATGTGGACAAGAACATCGACATCAACGAT GTGACACCCAATTGCCGAGTGGCTCTAAGAAACGACAGCTACACTCTGCACAAGATATTGCCCAACAAGGTGGACCCCCTGGTGTCACTGATGATGGTGGAGAAAGTGCCAGATTCAACCTATGAGATGATCGGTGGACTGGACAAGCAGATAAAGGAGATCAAAGAAGTGATCGAGCTGCCTGTCAAGCATCCTGAGCTCTTTGAAGCGCTGGGCATTGCACAGCCCAAG GGGGTGCTGCTATATGGGCCCCCAGGCACTGGGAAGACACTGTTGGCCCGGGCTGTGGCTCATCATACAGACTGTACCTTTATTCGTGTCTCTGGCTCTGAATTGGTACAGAAATTCATCGGGGAAG GGGCAAGAATGGTGAGGGAGCTGTTTGTCATGGCACGAGAACATGCTCCTTCTATCATCTTCATGGATGAAATCGACTCCATTGGCTCCTCACGGCTGGAGGGGGGTTCCGGAGGGGACAGTGAGGTGCAGCGCACAATGCTGGAGCTGCTCAACCAGCTGGATGGCTTTGAGGCCACCAAGAATATCAAG GTTATCATGGCTACTAACAGGATTGACATCCTGGACTCGGCGCTGCTCCGCCCTGGGCGCATCGACAGGAAAATTGAATTCCCACCCCCCAATGAGGAG gCCCGGCTGGACATTTTGAAGATTCATTCTCGGAAAATGAACCTGACCCGGGGGATCAACCTGCGGAAGATTGCTGAGCTCATGCCTGGAGCGTCAGGGGCTGAAGTAAAG GGCGTGTGCACCGAAGCCGGCATGTATGCCCTGCGGGAGCGGCGAGTCCACGTCACGCAGGAGGACTTTGAGATGGCAGTGGCCAAG GTCATGCAGAAGGACAGCGAGAAGAACATGTCTATCAAGAAGCTATGGAAGTGA
- the FTSJ3 gene encoding pre-rRNA 2'-O-ribose RNA methyltransferase FTSJ3 yields MGKKGKVGKSRRDKFYHLAKETGYRSRSAFKLIQLNRRFQFLQKARALLDLCAAPGGWLQVAAKFMPVSSLIVGVDLVPIKPLPNVVTLQEDITTERCRQALKKELKTWKVDVVLNDGAPNVGASWVHDAYSQAHLTLMALRLACDFLARGGWFITKVFRSRDYQPLLWIFQQLFRRVQATKPQASRHESAEIFVVCQGFLAPDKVDSKFFDPKFAFKEIEVQAKTVTELVTKKKPKAEGYAEGDLTLYHRTSVTDFLRAANPVDFLSKASEILLDDEELAQHPATTEDVRACCQDIKVLGRKELRSLLNWRTKLRRHVAKKLKEQAKAMDISLSSGEEEEEADEESAAGTVRQPSKEEEEEEQLDRTLAEMKAQEVAELKRKKKKLLREQRKQRERVELKMDLPGVSIADEGETGMFSLRTIRGHQLLEEVIQGDMSAADTFLSDVPRDDIYVSDVEDDDTSLDSDLDPEELAGVGGSPRLKDQKRVRFAEVEDGDKEEEEENPLLVPLEERTVLREEQASLWFSKDGFSGLEDDADEALEISQAQLLYESRRKGRQQLPPPSSLKTEEKPPPCQEKDPAGAGAPSEAEATSGPGGEERDGSSDSDSSSEDGESWEPKHGKKRSRGPKSDEDGFEIVPIEDPMKRRILDPEGLALGAIIASSKKAKRDLIDDSFSRYTFNEEEGELPEWFVQEEKQHRVRQLPIDKKEVEHYRRRWREINARPIKKVAEAKARKKRRMLKKLEQTKKKAEAVVNTVDISEREKVAQLRSLYKKAGLGREKRQVTYVVAKKGVGRKVRRPAGVRGHFKVVDSRMKKDQRAQQRKEQKKKHRRK; encoded by the exons ATGGGCAAGAAAGGCAAAGTCGGGAAGAGCCGGAGGGACAAGTTCTATCATCTGGCGAAGGAGACCG GTTACCGCTCCCGCTCTGCTTTCAAGCTGATCCAGTTAAATCGCCGCTTTCAGTTCCTGCAGAAAGCCCGAGCCTTGCTGGACCTGTGTGCTGCGCCAGGGGGATG GTTGCAGGTGGCTGCTAAGTTTATGCCTGTATCCAGCCTTATTGTGG GAGTGGACCTGGTTCCAATCAAGCCTCTTCCCAATGTGGTGACACTCCAGGAGGACATCACAACAGAACGCTGTAGGCAG GCCCTGAAGAAGGAGCTGAAGACCTGGAAAGTTGATGTTGTGCTCAATGATGGGGCCCCCAACGTTGGGGCTAGCTGGGTCCACGATGCCTATTCACAAG CCCACTTGACACTGATGGCTCTGCGTTTGGCTTGTGATTTTCTGGCCCGCGGTGGCTGGTTTATCACAAAGGTTTTTCGCTCTCGTGACTATCAGCCCCTACTGTGGATCTTCCAGCAGCTCTTTCGCCGTGTCCAGGCCACTAAGCCCCAAGCCTCCCGCCATGAATCTGCGGAGATCTTTGTAGTCTGCCAGG GATTCCTGGCTCCTGACAAGGTTGACAGTAAATTCTTTGACCCCAAATTTGCCTTCAAGGAGATTGAAGTTCAGGCCAAGACTGTTACCGAATTGGTGACTAAGAAGAAGCCAAAG GCTGAAGGCTATGCTGAGGGCGACCTCACCCTTTATCACCGAACTTCAGTCACCGACTTTCTCCGAGCTGCCAACCCTGTTGACTTCCTCTCCAAAGCCAGCGAA ATCTTGCTAGATGATGAAGAGTTGGCACAGCATCCAGCCACCACTGAGGATGTGCGGGCCTGCTGTCAGGACATCAAAGTGCTAGGGCGCAAGGAACTTAG GTCCCTACTGAACTGGAGAACGAAGCTTCGGCGGCACGTGGCCAAGAAGCTGAAAGAGCAGGCGAAGGCAATGGACATCAG TCTCAGCtcgggagaggaagaggaggaggctgaTGAAGAGTCAGCAGCCGGGACTGTGCGGCAGCCCtcgaaggaggaagaagaggaggagcaaCTCGACCGGACCCTGGCGGAGATGAAGGCCCAGGAGGTGGCGGAATTAAAGAg gaagaaaaagaagctgCTGCGTGAGCAGAGAAAACAGCGGGAGCGTGTGGAGCTGAAGATGGACCTTCCTGGGGTTTCTATTGCAGATGAGGGGGAGACTGGCATGTTCTCCCTGCGCACCATCCGGGGTCACCAG TTGTTAGAGGAGGTAATACAAGGGGATATGAGTGCTGCGGACACATTTCTGTCTGATGTGCCAAGGGATGACATCTATGTATCAGATGTCGAGGATGACGACACATCTCTGGACAGTGACTTGGATCCAGAGGAGCTGGCGGGAGTTGGAGGATCTCCGCGTCTAAAGGACCAAAAGCG TGTACGATTTGCTGAAGTAGAAGATGgtgacaaagaggaagaagaggagaatcCGCTGCTGGTACCACTGGAGGAAAGGACGGTACTGCGGGAAGAACAAGCCAGTCTGTGGTTCTCTAAG GATGGCTTCAGTGGGCTTGAGGATGATGCGGATGAGGCCCTGGAGATCAGTCAAGCGCAGCTGTTGTATGAGAGCCGTCGGAAAGGGCGGCAGCAGCTGCCACCTCCTTCCAGTTTGAAGACCGAGGAAAAACCTCCCCCGTGCCAGGAGAAGGAtccagcaggggcaggggctccGTCAGAGGCAGAGGCCACCAGTGGGCCTGGCGGGGAAGAAAGAGATGGCAGCTCAGACAGCGATAGCAGCAGCGAGGATGGGGAGAG TTGGGaaccaaagcatggaaagaagCGAAGCCGTGGGCCCAAGTCAGATGAAGACGGGTTTGAGATTGTGCCCATCGAGGACCCAA TGAAACGTAGGATACTAGACCCTGAAGGCCTTGCCCTAGGTGCTATCATTGCTTCTTCCAAAAAGGCTAAACGAGACCTCATAGATGATTCCTTCAGCAG GTATACGTTTAACGAGGAGGAGGGAGAGCTTCCGGAGTGGTTTGTGCAGGAGGAAAAGCAGCACAGGGTACGGCAGCTGCCCATTGACAAGAAGGAGGTGGAACACTACCGCAGACGCTGGCGGGAAATCAATGCGCGTCCCATCAAGAAAGTTGCTGAGGCCAAAGCCAGAAAGAAACGGAGG ATGCTAAAGAAGCTGGAGCAAACCAAGAAGAAGGCAGAGGCTGTGGTGAACACCGTGGACATCTCTGAACGAGAGAAAGTGGCTCAGCttaggag CCTCTACAAGAAGGCTGGGCTCGGCAGGGAGAAACGCCAAGTCACCTATGTCGTAGCCAAAAAAGGTGTGGGCCGCAAAGTGCGCCGGCCAGCTGGGGTCAGAGGTCATTTCAAAGTGGTGGACTCAAGGATGAAGAAGGACCAAAGAGCACAACAaaggaaagagcagaagaaaaaacacagacgGAAGTGA
- the PSMC5 gene encoding 26S proteasome regulatory subunit 8 isoform X2, giving the protein MPAVSAGEGRWRLTDRSRYGGCGGRAGTGGSMRRRRDPRWTASWGQEGRMELEEGKAGSGLRQYYLSKIEELQLIVNDKSQNLRRLQAQRNELNAKVRLLREELQLLQEQGSYVGEVVRAMDKKKVLVKVHPEGKFVVDVDKNIDINDVTPNCRVALRNDSYTLHKILPNKVDPLVSLMMVEKVPDSTYEMIGGLDKQIKEIKEVIELPVKHPELFEALGIAQPKGVLLYGPPGTGKTLLARAVAHHTDCTFIRVSGSELVQKFIGEGARMVRELFVMAREHAPSIIFMDEIDSIGSSRLEGGSGGDSEVQRTMLELLNQLDGFEATKNIKVIMATNRIDILDSALLRPGRIDRKIEFPPPNEEARLDILKIHSRKMNLTRGINLRKIAELMPGASGAEVKGVCTEAGMYALRERRVHVTQEDFEMAVAKVMQKDSEKNMSIKKLWK; this is encoded by the exons ATGCCGGCAGTCTCTGcgggagagggaagatggcgcTTGACGGACCGGAGCAGGTATGGCGGCTGCGGCGGCCGGGCGGGGACTGGGGGCTCGATGCGAAGAAGGCGTGATCCGAGGTGGACTGCCAGCTGGGGGCAAGAGGGTCGG ATGGAGCTGGAAGAGGGAAAAGCAGGCAGTGGACTCCGCCAATATTATCTGTCCAAGATTGAAGAATTGCAG CTGATTGTGAATGACAAGAGCCAGAATCTCCGCAGGCTGCAGGCACAGAGGAATGAGCTCAATGCGAAAG TTCGCCTACTGCGGGAAGAGCTACAGCTGCTGCAGGAACAGGGCTCCTATGTAGGGGAAGTAGTCCGGGCCATGGATAAGAAGAAAGTGTTGGTTAAG GTGCATCCCGAAGGCAAGTTTGTCGTAGATGTGGACAAGAACATCGACATCAACGAT GTGACACCCAATTGCCGAGTGGCTCTAAGAAACGACAGCTACACTCTGCACAAGATATTGCCCAACAAGGTGGACCCCCTGGTGTCACTGATGATGGTGGAGAAAGTGCCAGATTCAACCTATGAGATGATCGGTGGACTGGACAAGCAGATAAAGGAGATCAAAGAAGTGATCGAGCTGCCTGTCAAGCATCCTGAGCTCTTTGAAGCGCTGGGCATTGCACAGCCCAAG GGGGTGCTGCTATATGGGCCCCCAGGCACTGGGAAGACACTGTTGGCCCGGGCTGTGGCTCATCATACAGACTGTACCTTTATTCGTGTCTCTGGCTCTGAATTGGTACAGAAATTCATCGGGGAAG GGGCAAGAATGGTGAGGGAGCTGTTTGTCATGGCACGAGAACATGCTCCTTCTATCATCTTCATGGATGAAATCGACTCCATTGGCTCCTCACGGCTGGAGGGGGGTTCCGGAGGGGACAGTGAGGTGCAGCGCACAATGCTGGAGCTGCTCAACCAGCTGGATGGCTTTGAGGCCACCAAGAATATCAAG GTTATCATGGCTACTAACAGGATTGACATCCTGGACTCGGCGCTGCTCCGCCCTGGGCGCATCGACAGGAAAATTGAATTCCCACCCCCCAATGAGGAG gCCCGGCTGGACATTTTGAAGATTCATTCTCGGAAAATGAACCTGACCCGGGGGATCAACCTGCGGAAGATTGCTGAGCTCATGCCTGGAGCGTCAGGGGCTGAAGTAAAG GGCGTGTGCACCGAAGCCGGCATGTATGCCCTGCGGGAGCGGCGAGTCCACGTCACGCAGGAGGACTTTGAGATGGCAGTGGCCAAG GTCATGCAGAAGGACAGCGAGAAGAACATGTCTATCAAGAAGCTATGGAAGTGA